A genomic stretch from Chitinophaga agri includes:
- a CDS encoding SDR family oxidoreductase, with translation MQNRMQFNNELSGKIALVTGGTKGAGKAIAERLLDAGATVIITARNAPAQANDQLHFIAADLSTSAGAGKVAQEILSLFGRLDILVNNLGGSETPGGGFAVLSDDDWEQTLQTNLLAPVRLDRAFLPQMLEQKSGVIIHIASIQGKLPLYDSTLPYAAAKAGLINYSKGLSNEVSPKGVRVLTVSPGWIMTTASNRMVARIAESSGTTEQAATQSIMDALGGIPYGRPAQPAEVAELVGFLVSPRAGYLTGTEYVIDGGTIPTI, from the coding sequence ATGCAAAACAGAATGCAGTTCAATAACGAATTATCAGGCAAGATCGCATTAGTGACAGGTGGTACTAAGGGCGCAGGCAAAGCTATTGCCGAACGACTGCTCGACGCAGGTGCTACCGTTATTATCACAGCGCGAAACGCACCGGCACAGGCAAATGATCAGCTCCATTTTATCGCTGCCGATCTTAGCACATCGGCAGGAGCCGGGAAGGTGGCACAGGAGATCCTGTCGTTGTTCGGCAGACTGGATATACTGGTTAATAATCTTGGAGGTTCGGAAACACCTGGGGGCGGATTTGCTGTGTTAAGTGATGATGACTGGGAACAAACGCTTCAAACAAATTTACTGGCGCCTGTGCGATTAGACAGAGCATTTCTACCGCAGATGCTGGAACAGAAAAGTGGTGTGATCATTCATATTGCATCTATTCAGGGGAAACTGCCTTTGTACGATTCTACGCTGCCCTATGCGGCCGCAAAGGCAGGGCTTATTAATTACAGTAAGGGCTTGTCAAATGAAGTATCACCTAAAGGTGTAAGAGTGTTGACAGTATCACCAGGCTGGATTATGACAACCGCTTCCAACCGTATGGTAGCACGCATTGCGGAGAGTTCAGGCACAACGGAACAGGCGGCCACGCAAAGCATTATGGATGCATTAGGTGGAATTCCTTATGGAAGACCTGCGCAACCAGCGGAGGTAGCTGAATTGGTTGGTTTTTTGGTGTCGCCGCGGGCAGGCTACCTGACGGGAACGGAATATGTCATTGACGGTGGAACAATTCCTACTATTTGA
- a CDS encoding winged helix-turn-helix transcriptional regulator, protein MYERKTLPNLHCGLDLIGEILYGKWKIRLLWFINEGYRRPSELQRKIPDASRRVLNMQLNELEQHELVSKIIHPVVPPKVEYHLTDFGMTLIPVISALGHWGDEHEERLRALIIKSHGKT, encoded by the coding sequence ATGTACGAGAGAAAAACTTTACCGAACCTGCATTGCGGACTCGACCTGATCGGGGAGATCTTATATGGGAAATGGAAGATAAGATTGCTATGGTTTATAAACGAAGGATACCGGCGGCCCAGTGAATTACAACGTAAAATCCCGGATGCTTCAAGGAGGGTGCTGAATATGCAACTGAATGAGCTGGAGCAGCACGAACTGGTGTCTAAGATAATCCATCCCGTCGTTCCTCCGAAGGTTGAATACCACCTTACCGACTTTGGGATGACCTTAATTCCTGTTATCTCCGCTTTGGGCCATTGGGGTGATGAACACGAAGAACGCCTGAGAGCTTTGATTATAAAATCTCATGGCAAGACCTGA
- a CDS encoding transglycosylase domain-containing protein: MRLSVKILWITVLGGMGVFVLLLLLINFRVIGNMISIETLENPESVLASEIIGEDGAVVGKYYQRDRSYTNYEAIGKHVINGLIATEDPDFYDHNGIITRDIWHIPFVQQWIGKRHGSRSLTQQLASRLLGNNSDVSKPFNDAKSNFQNMQTWLLTVKLERHFTKQEIIALYLSNRLFGDQVMGIENAAHMFFNKKPGDLSLEESAVLIGMLRGGYLYNPCRSLEMAKRRRDVVIYMMQTYNYVSPETAIEASSKPIILRYRNIDDDGGIVPYFRNTLREALESWCREHKKADGSAYDLYRDGLRIYTKINPQMQSYVERVVSHERQQLQQRLADQFNIKSDSVWNKWPQFPEIFTKELRRYREETASIYKTSLSADSNARPVYIIRITDRYGNIL, encoded by the coding sequence ATGAGACTATCAGTTAAAATATTATGGATCACAGTATTGGGCGGAATGGGCGTTTTTGTCCTTCTATTGCTCTTGATCAATTTCCGGGTGATCGGCAATATGATATCAATTGAAACACTGGAGAATCCGGAGTCTGTGCTGGCCTCTGAAATAATTGGGGAGGATGGTGCCGTAGTAGGCAAATATTATCAGAGAGACCGTTCCTATACTAATTATGAGGCTATTGGGAAGCATGTTATAAATGGGTTGATCGCGACAGAGGACCCGGACTTTTATGATCATAACGGTATCATTACGCGAGATATATGGCATATTCCTTTTGTTCAGCAGTGGATAGGTAAAAGGCATGGTTCACGGTCGCTCACGCAGCAGCTGGCTAGCAGATTATTAGGCAATAACAGCGATGTATCTAAGCCCTTTAATGATGCTAAAAGCAACTTTCAGAACATGCAGACGTGGTTGCTCACCGTAAAACTGGAACGCCATTTTACCAAACAGGAAATTATTGCGCTTTACCTTAGTAATCGTCTATTTGGCGATCAGGTAATGGGTATTGAGAATGCAGCGCACATGTTCTTTAATAAAAAGCCCGGTGATCTATCTCTGGAAGAATCTGCCGTGCTTATTGGTATGTTAAGAGGGGGTTACCTTTACAACCCATGCCGCAGTCTTGAAATGGCCAAACGCCGTCGTGATGTCGTAATTTACATGATGCAAACATACAATTATGTCTCCCCGGAAACAGCCATCGAAGCCAGCAGCAAACCTATTATCCTCCGGTATCGTAATATCGATGATGATGGCGGGATTGTTCCCTATTTCCGGAACACCCTGCGTGAAGCACTTGAATCATGGTGTAGGGAGCATAAAAAAGCAGACGGTTCAGCATATGATCTTTACCGGGACGGTCTTCGGATCTATACGAAAATAAATCCGCAAATGCAGTCGTACGTGGAGCGGGTAGTATCTCATGAACGGCAGCAGTTACAACAACGGCTCGCTGATCAATTCAATATTAAGTCGGATAGTGTCTGGAATAAATGGCCGCAGTTTCCCGAAATATTTACAAAGGAATTGAGGCGTTACCGGGAGGAGACAGCTAGCATTTATAAGACATCACTATCAGCTGACAGCAATGCAAGGCCCGTCTATATTATCCGCATTACGGACCGGTATGGGAATATTTTATAG
- a CDS encoding Crp/Fnr family transcriptional regulator produces the protein MSDYNSFKEHLLKRMSFTEEELNEFCSSFKPVKIKKRQFIEQPGFLAKHRYYVVKGAFRAYVIGDEGQEHTIQFAIDDWWISDYNGYIFQQPATMFIVALEDSLILQIDYEAEQRLKKSRYAFETFFRILAENTAAYMARRVITNLTKSAEQRYEIFLERYPNIVQKVPQYALASFLGMTTEYLSKLRHKRIAKKS, from the coding sequence ATGTCAGATTATAACAGCTTTAAGGAGCATCTGCTCAAACGCATGTCTTTTACGGAAGAAGAATTAAATGAGTTTTGCAGTAGCTTCAAACCGGTAAAAATAAAGAAAAGACAGTTCATCGAACAACCCGGCTTTCTCGCCAAACACAGATATTATGTGGTGAAAGGTGCTTTCAGAGCCTATGTTATTGGCGATGAAGGACAGGAACATACGATACAGTTTGCGATCGATGACTGGTGGATCTCCGACTACAATGGCTATATATTTCAGCAGCCTGCTACCATGTTCATCGTAGCACTGGAAGATAGCCTGATACTCCAGATTGACTATGAAGCAGAACAACGGCTCAAGAAGAGCAGATATGCTTTCGAAACTTTCTTCCGGATACTCGCAGAAAATACCGCGGCCTACATGGCGCGCAGGGTCATTACTAACCTGACAAAATCTGCTGAGCAACGATATGAGATCTTCCTCGAAAGATATCCCAATATCGTACAGAAAGTACCACAGTATGCCCTTGCATCGTTCCTCGGAATGACCACTGAATACCTCTCAAAGCTTCGCCATAAACGGATTGCGAAAAAAAGTTAA
- a CDS encoding MFS transporter gives MASLTKTQVFIMAATAGISVANVYYSQPILNAIAHSFEISTEKAGIISVLAQIGYGIGLFFLTPIGDMIERKKLILYLQIGLFASLLIMAFAPTLPLLYVGSLLIGIFSVVAQVILPMAASLVKENRGRIVGQIFTGILVGILVARVFSGFITNWLGWQYVYLLSAVMVFFTAILMQADFPPMHERFNGTYTGLLKSTIEQLRRFPALRRAALTGMLAFGTLSAFWVTLTFYLSEAPFNYSASLIGMFGLLAAAGALLAPLFGKLADKGTHSRSLIFSTALTLISIVILKLFPGSIAGIWLTVVLLDIGVQATQVTNIAIIYSLDHLANSRINMVYMTSYFVGGALGTYFSIVLWNAGGWSWSTTFMTLLGALAIINVVTSQHTQKQLN, from the coding sequence ATGGCATCTCTAACAAAAACACAGGTATTCATCATGGCGGCAACTGCTGGTATCAGCGTAGCCAATGTATATTACAGTCAACCTATATTAAATGCAATTGCGCATTCTTTTGAGATCAGCACGGAAAAAGCAGGTATCATTTCCGTACTTGCACAGATCGGTTATGGCATAGGTCTCTTTTTTCTGACACCTATCGGTGATATGATAGAACGCAAGAAACTGATCCTCTATCTGCAGATCGGATTATTCGCCTCCTTACTCATCATGGCTTTCGCACCGACACTTCCCTTATTATATGTAGGTAGCCTGCTGATAGGTATCTTCTCCGTAGTCGCGCAGGTGATACTTCCTATGGCAGCAAGCCTCGTAAAAGAAAACAGGGGCAGGATAGTCGGACAGATCTTCACAGGTATTCTTGTGGGTATACTCGTCGCGAGGGTCTTCAGCGGATTTATCACCAACTGGCTGGGCTGGCAATATGTATACCTGCTGTCTGCCGTTATGGTGTTCTTCACAGCCATCCTGATGCAGGCGGACTTCCCTCCAATGCATGAACGCTTTAATGGCACGTATACGGGACTGCTCAAATCAACGATAGAACAACTGAGAAGATTTCCGGCGTTACGTCGTGCGGCACTCACCGGTATGCTTGCATTTGGTACTTTAAGCGCCTTCTGGGTAACCCTGACATTTTATCTGAGTGAAGCGCCTTTTAATTACTCTGCCTCCCTTATCGGTATGTTTGGCCTGTTGGCCGCTGCCGGCGCACTGCTTGCACCGTTGTTCGGTAAACTGGCAGACAAAGGCACCCATTCCAGGTCATTGATATTCTCAACGGCACTGACACTGATCAGCATAGTAATACTGAAACTTTTCCCGGGTTCAATTGCCGGTATATGGCTGACCGTTGTATTGCTGGACATCGGCGTACAGGCTACACAGGTGACTAACATCGCCATCATCTATTCACTGGATCATCTGGCGAACAGCAGGATTAACATGGTATATATGACCAGTTATTTTGTTGGTGGTGCGCTCGGTACCTATTTCTCGATCGTACTCTGGAATGCCGGTGGCTGGAGCTGGTCTACCACCTTCATGACACTGCTGGGCGCCCTGGCAATCATCAATGTTGTTACCAGTCAACATACACAAAAACAATTGAACTGA
- a CDS encoding FAD binding domain-containing protein, with translation MKIIVIGGSIGGLTTGIALMQQGFDVEIYERSSAGMKDRGAGLVIQPEMMDYLMEHNIAPKASFGVPARQRQILDESGEPVLRYQNDTAFTSWNYIWRQLKDYFPSDRYHFGYELEHISQGIHSVTATFKNGHAVTAELLIGADGYNSLVRKQFLPGIHPHYAGYVAYRGLIPENEMTREDAAFFSDKFSLYPYENSHILSYMVPGPNGELTRGDRLYNWVWYLNKTQEKLDRLLVDKNGYKRQYSIPAGFMNKESIAQLHLLANEQLPAILRDRVHQTTHPFLQVIFDLAVPKMYQGRVVILGDAAFVVRPHTASGTAKAYRDAIVLANSLADNDDLENALAYWNGQQTRYAMAIVNHGKQLAARSKLGLETV, from the coding sequence ATGAAAATTATAGTAATAGGTGGCTCTATAGGGGGCCTCACTACCGGCATAGCCCTTATGCAACAGGGTTTCGATGTAGAGATATATGAACGCTCTTCAGCAGGTATGAAAGACAGGGGGGCCGGACTGGTCATCCAGCCGGAAATGATGGATTACCTGATGGAACATAACATTGCCCCCAAAGCATCTTTTGGTGTTCCTGCCAGACAACGGCAGATACTGGATGAAAGTGGAGAGCCTGTGCTCCGGTACCAGAATGACACAGCGTTTACATCCTGGAATTATATCTGGCGACAGCTAAAGGACTATTTCCCTTCTGACAGATATCACTTCGGATACGAACTGGAACATATTTCACAGGGAATACATTCCGTCACTGCCACCTTTAAGAACGGACATGCAGTGACAGCAGAACTGCTGATCGGCGCAGATGGCTATAATTCCCTTGTCAGAAAACAATTCCTTCCCGGCATTCACCCTCATTACGCCGGCTATGTAGCCTACAGAGGACTGATCCCGGAAAATGAAATGACAAGGGAAGATGCCGCTTTCTTCTCTGACAAATTCTCACTCTATCCTTACGAGAACTCCCATATCCTGTCTTATATGGTGCCAGGCCCTAACGGCGAATTGACCAGGGGCGACAGATTGTATAACTGGGTCTGGTACCTGAATAAGACGCAGGAGAAATTAGATCGGCTGCTCGTCGATAAGAATGGATACAAAAGGCAGTACAGTATTCCTGCCGGATTTATGAATAAAGAAAGCATTGCACAACTGCACCTGCTGGCCAATGAACAACTACCCGCCATACTGCGCGATCGTGTCCATCAGACCACACATCCTTTTCTACAGGTGATCTTCGATCTGGCTGTTCCGAAAATGTACCAGGGACGCGTGGTGATACTCGGTGATGCGGCCTTTGTGGTAAGACCACACACTGCCTCCGGCACGGCCAAAGCCTACCGGGATGCCATCGTACTCGCCAATAGCCTGGCGGACAATGACGATCTTGAAAATGCACTTGCTTACTGGAACGGACAGCAGACCAGATACGCCATGGCTATCGTCAATCACGGGAAACAACTTGCTGCCAGAAGTAAACTGGGACTTGAAACAGTTTAA
- a CDS encoding right-handed parallel beta-helix repeat-containing protein, protein MKKNRTYFAQAMICAAMLAMSASCKKEAIFEEKLNAEDNLAVTASATGREFTLVADATGRLAVDNSNGYYKPGDILNLKGTFKVVQFSNMSGSASAPIVVRNLSGTTVTIGNPAWNGGAYGVAIVFWNCHYMNFGGQSGKSSVVISGSTTGSKASYYDLQLGNKTDNMEISNLTIQNGGNGIVAKTDPVKGDASTAYPNTTMSNLKIHDLLIKNTTNEAMYIGHTATYWDLTANAPYYGSVSAMSSSHQYVQPVIWRDVKIYNNTVQDIGLDGIQTAAIDQLEVYNNEVKNWALQKNSSHNGGILIGGRTTNTNVHDNYVHHGWGELLQFYGSGAGGATHIIRNNLFTNGEGEGVSLRGTANAIVQFTNNTVAWTRGNNLRLNGSTGMTGAQIINSNAFIRPINGVTTISIRNYIYAEVGATFKEGTSTLVNKKFPTVQSSKVDINNYYLPLTGSQMGTAGYRKS, encoded by the coding sequence ATGAAGAAGAACCGAACCTACTTCGCGCAGGCGATGATCTGCGCCGCTATGCTTGCAATGTCCGCTAGCTGTAAGAAAGAAGCTATTTTCGAAGAGAAACTGAATGCGGAAGATAATCTCGCTGTAACAGCATCCGCCACCGGAAGGGAATTTACATTAGTTGCCGATGCAACGGGCCGTCTGGCTGTTGACAACTCAAACGGTTATTACAAACCGGGTGATATTCTTAATCTAAAGGGTACGTTTAAGGTGGTCCAGTTTTCCAACATGAGTGGAAGCGCGTCTGCTCCTATAGTAGTACGTAACCTCAGCGGAACAACGGTAACTATTGGTAACCCTGCCTGGAACGGTGGAGCGTATGGTGTAGCGATTGTATTCTGGAACTGTCATTATATGAACTTCGGCGGACAGTCAGGAAAATCCAGTGTTGTGATCAGCGGTTCTACAACAGGCTCGAAAGCCTCTTACTATGATCTGCAGCTGGGTAACAAGACCGACAACATGGAGATCTCCAATCTGACCATTCAGAATGGTGGTAATGGTATCGTGGCCAAGACTGATCCTGTAAAGGGAGATGCCAGTACTGCTTATCCTAACACTACCATGTCTAATCTGAAGATCCATGATCTGCTGATCAAGAATACCACTAACGAAGCAATGTACATCGGCCATACCGCTACTTACTGGGACCTGACGGCGAATGCGCCTTACTATGGTTCGGTATCTGCAATGTCTTCCAGCCATCAGTATGTACAGCCTGTTATCTGGCGTGACGTGAAGATCTATAACAACACTGTTCAGGACATAGGTCTCGATGGTATTCAGACAGCGGCGATCGACCAGCTGGAAGTATATAACAACGAAGTGAAGAACTGGGCATTGCAGAAAAATAGCTCGCACAACGGCGGTATCCTGATCGGTGGCAGAACAACCAATACAAATGTGCACGACAACTATGTGCATCACGGATGGGGTGAACTGCTGCAGTTCTATGGTTCCGGTGCAGGTGGTGCTACCCACATTATTCGTAATAACCTGTTTACTAATGGAGAAGGTGAAGGTGTGAGTCTGAGAGGTACTGCAAATGCGATCGTGCAGTTTACCAATAACACAGTGGCCTGGACAAGAGGTAACAATCTTCGTCTCAATGGCAGCACAGGCATGACTGGTGCGCAGATCATTAACAGCAACGCATTCATCAGACCTATTAACGGTGTGACAACCATTAGCATCAGAAACTATATCTATGCGGAGGTAGGCGCTACCTTTAAAGAAGGTACCAGTACACTGGTGAATAAGAAGTTCCCGACAGTACAGTCTTCAAAAGTGGATATCAATAATTACTACCTGCCACTGACAGGTTCTCAGATGGGAACTGCGGGTTACAGGAAGTCATAA
- a CDS encoding putative quinol monooxygenase — MKVYLTAIVKARPEHRDTVLSVLLNMVEQTRKEEDCQLYDLHNSTDDRNVFFFYEIWESQEALDAHNQQPYIQEFVKIAGELLQEPPVIIKADILFQ, encoded by the coding sequence ATGAAAGTATATTTAACAGCCATCGTAAAAGCAAGGCCCGAACATAGAGACACCGTATTATCTGTATTGTTGAATATGGTGGAACAGACCAGAAAAGAGGAGGACTGTCAGTTGTATGATCTGCATAACAGTACGGACGACAGGAACGTATTCTTCTTCTATGAAATATGGGAAAGCCAGGAGGCCCTGGATGCACACAATCAGCAACCTTATATACAGGAATTCGTGAAGATCGCGGGCGAGTTATTACAGGAGCCGCCTGTTATCATCAAGGCGGATATTTTATTCCAGTAG
- a CDS encoding sensor histidine kinase — MKRFLVQSTGNFLYGVSQGRIDKDSAMIYSCDIYQLSKLTPYNEDYKTGKDYPGQALIDAGKVEQATQLLNSIKGTPRLQLLAELGNYYLHRAGADKDDLAAASKYANLLLQESTNATDPFWQVQAYWLLGNTGAQARDLEKSQGYFVQAVALCRKTGNEPLLGRTLLYQADALPPGAPQKENIFREVTAIAKKHHLPILEHRTLSISSLEHLQSNPALVEKEVQRLMEIQKEIGFLHNQFGNYTLSFLHLVKADAIGTLKYTEMVMNDMVATKDTAFSAIYCMRQANLKSNTKNYDEALYWCDRALSVPLTKETQLVWYRAFIYRVSVLRWMDRPAAAVQYADSFSRIHPPLDDLDKMLLTAETAASYEELGNEKMALENYLQFLDLAQHFPPHFTYGETMQGYSMVANFYLKKKAFGAAKQYASLILAHPLVKSSPADLARAYTILFKVDSATGNYASAISNLQQYQLYTDSVYSLNQRKAMDALTVRYETQKKDQDIRILKQDSQLQKAQLSRSSMIGRITLGGIALLLIIVGLLYNQYRIKRKSSLDALARNTVLQQLLDEKEWLLREVHHRVKNNLQTIVSLLESQSAYLENDALLAIQESQNRIHAMSLIHQKLYHDENVSSVNMGNYLPELIQYLRQSYNVRNNVCFNVQVDEIELDVSQAIPLGLIVNEAITNAIKYAFPRGATGQSISVALLAEDTRAQLYVADNGIGIKPAVLAARAHGLGLKLIRGLAKDIEAELNINGDNGTTITISFEISQPLGNVAREKTAILG, encoded by the coding sequence ATGAAAAGATTTCTGGTCCAGTCGACAGGCAATTTCCTTTATGGCGTAAGTCAGGGACGAATTGATAAAGACAGTGCTATGATCTATTCCTGTGACATATACCAGCTTAGCAAATTAACACCTTACAATGAAGACTATAAGACTGGAAAGGATTATCCTGGTCAGGCACTGATTGACGCAGGTAAGGTCGAACAGGCTACCCAACTGCTGAATAGTATAAAGGGCACACCCAGACTACAGCTGCTCGCGGAACTAGGCAATTATTATCTACACCGGGCAGGTGCTGATAAAGATGATCTTGCAGCTGCCAGCAAATATGCGAATCTCCTACTACAGGAAAGTACAAACGCCACCGATCCTTTCTGGCAGGTGCAGGCATACTGGTTACTGGGGAATACCGGCGCTCAGGCAAGAGACCTCGAAAAAAGCCAGGGATATTTCGTACAGGCGGTGGCACTGTGCCGGAAAACAGGCAATGAGCCATTACTTGGCCGCACCCTGCTATACCAGGCAGACGCATTACCTCCGGGCGCTCCACAAAAGGAGAATATCTTCCGGGAGGTAACCGCAATTGCCAAAAAACACCATTTACCCATCCTGGAGCATAGAACGTTATCAATATCCTCACTTGAGCATCTGCAGAGCAACCCTGCCCTGGTCGAAAAAGAAGTACAACGTTTAATGGAAATTCAGAAAGAAATCGGATTCCTGCACAACCAGTTTGGTAACTATACACTTTCCTTCTTACACCTTGTAAAGGCAGACGCTATCGGCACACTCAAATACACTGAGATGGTGATGAATGATATGGTGGCCACAAAAGATACTGCGTTCTCCGCCATATATTGTATGAGGCAGGCAAATCTGAAATCAAACACTAAGAATTATGACGAAGCACTATACTGGTGCGATCGGGCACTCAGCGTTCCGCTGACAAAAGAAACGCAGCTCGTATGGTACAGAGCCTTTATATACAGAGTATCTGTGCTCAGGTGGATGGATCGACCTGCTGCAGCTGTTCAGTATGCAGACAGTTTCAGCCGTATTCATCCGCCCCTGGACGATCTGGATAAAATGTTACTCACAGCAGAGACAGCTGCGTCGTATGAGGAGTTAGGTAATGAGAAGATGGCGCTGGAAAACTACCTGCAGTTCCTGGACCTCGCGCAACACTTTCCCCCTCATTTTACTTATGGAGAAACAATGCAGGGCTATAGTATGGTAGCAAACTTCTACCTGAAGAAGAAAGCATTTGGAGCTGCAAAACAATATGCATCACTCATACTCGCGCACCCGCTGGTAAAATCGTCTCCCGCAGATCTGGCACGCGCTTACACGATATTGTTTAAAGTGGATTCAGCAACAGGCAATTATGCTTCAGCTATCAGCAACCTTCAGCAATATCAGCTATACACGGATTCTGTCTATAGCTTAAACCAAAGAAAAGCAATGGATGCACTGACGGTAAGATATGAAACCCAGAAAAAAGACCAGGACATCCGTATACTTAAACAGGATAGCCAGTTGCAAAAAGCACAGCTGTCACGCTCTTCCATGATAGGTAGGATCACCCTCGGTGGGATCGCTTTACTGCTCATCATCGTAGGACTATTATATAACCAGTACCGCATCAAACGAAAATCCAGCCTGGATGCACTTGCCAGGAACACCGTACTGCAACAGCTCCTGGACGAAAAAGAATGGCTGCTCAGGGAAGTACACCACCGTGTAAAAAATAACCTGCAGACAATAGTAAGCCTGCTCGAATCACAATCCGCCTACCTCGAAAATGACGCCCTCCTCGCTATACAGGAAAGCCAGAACAGGATACACGCCATGTCACTCATTCACCAGAAACTATATCATGATGAAAATGTCTCTTCTGTTAATATGGGCAACTATCTGCCTGAGCTGATACAATACCTCCGGCAGAGCTATAACGTTAGGAACAATGTCTGCTTTAACGTGCAGGTAGACGAAATAGAGCTGGACGTATCTCAGGCTATCCCGCTAGGCCTGATCGTTAATGAAGCTATTACCAACGCCATCAAATACGCGTTCCCACGAGGTGCCACCGGTCAGTCTATCAGTGTCGCCCTGTTAGCGGAAGATACCAGGGCGCAACTCTATGTTGCTGATAATGGTATTGGCATCAAACCGGCAGTATTGGCGGCCAGGGCCCACGGACTGGGATTAAAATTGATCCGCGGACTGGCAAAAGACATAGAAGCTGAGTTAAACATCAATGGAGATAACGGAACAACAATTACAATATCTTTTGAAATCAGTCAGCCGCTGGGCAATGTGGCCCGGGAAAAAACGGCTATTCTGGGCTAA